The Hymenobacter baengnokdamensis genome includes a region encoding these proteins:
- a CDS encoding GH92 family glycosyl hydrolase: protein MKHFLPAAALLLPVALHAQENLVQYAHPLVGTARMGHTYPGATVPFGAVQLSPDTDTISYEQNGKYNPEVYAYCAGYQYKDPTIVGFSHTHFSGTGHSDLGDFLVMPTTGPLQLNPGTADKPLSGYRSAYSHQTEVAEPAYYKVRLADNDILAELTATTRVGIHQYTFPQAAESHVILDLMAGIYNYPGKNTWTFVRVENDSLVTGYRQTNGWGRTRTVYFALSFSRPFKTYGSRSYDPRQAYRGFWGRFDQAHNWPDLAGRQLRMHFDFGPTQAGQQIKLKMALSPVSTAGALANLRAEAPGWNFADYKQKGQAQWQQELSKITISSPRRVDKENFYTAMYHAFTGTTIYQDVDGQYRGLDQNNHTARGFTNYTTFSLWDTYRALHPLYNLVQPRRNADMVQSMLAHFDQSAEHMLPVWSHYANENWCMIGYHAVPVLCDAIVLGNAPFDQNHALDACITTARQRWYDGLGDYMDKGYVPEDKSGASVSKTLEYAFDDYCIAQAASKLGRADIEQEFRQRAANWQNVYDVRIGFMRPRSADGSFRVRFDVLTTSDPAYIEGNAWNYSLYVPHDPAALIAKMGGSARFVPHLDSLFTMSLPDKFFAETEDITRDGIIGNYVHGNEPAHHAAYLYNWTSQPWKTQPRIRMILNKMYHQGPDGLGGNDDCGQMSAWYIFSALGFYPVAPASGEYALGSPAVHGAVLQVGEGKTFTVTVKNQSDKNVYVQSARLNGKLLARPFLPVSEVRQGGTLEFVMGNKPAK from the coding sequence ATGAAGCACTTTCTGCCAGCCGCTGCCCTGCTCCTGCCTGTGGCGCTCCACGCCCAGGAAAACCTGGTGCAGTACGCCCACCCGCTGGTGGGCACGGCCCGTATGGGCCACACCTACCCCGGCGCCACGGTGCCCTTTGGCGCGGTGCAGCTCTCGCCCGATACCGATACCATCAGCTACGAGCAGAACGGGAAGTACAACCCCGAGGTATACGCCTACTGCGCGGGGTATCAGTACAAAGACCCTACCATCGTGGGCTTCAGCCACACGCACTTCAGCGGCACGGGCCATTCCGACCTCGGCGATTTTCTGGTAATGCCGACCACCGGGCCGCTCCAGCTTAACCCCGGCACCGCCGATAAGCCGCTGAGCGGCTACCGCTCGGCCTACTCGCACCAGACCGAGGTGGCCGAGCCGGCTTACTATAAAGTGCGGCTGGCGGACAATGATATTCTGGCTGAGCTGACGGCCACGACCCGCGTCGGCATTCACCAGTACACGTTTCCGCAGGCGGCTGAGTCGCACGTTATTCTCGACTTAATGGCCGGGATTTATAACTATCCCGGCAAGAATACCTGGACGTTCGTACGGGTCGAAAACGACTCGCTCGTGACCGGCTACCGCCAAACCAACGGCTGGGGCCGCACCCGCACGGTGTACTTCGCGCTGAGCTTTTCGCGGCCTTTCAAAACCTACGGCAGCCGCAGCTACGACCCCAGGCAAGCCTACCGGGGCTTCTGGGGCCGCTTCGACCAGGCCCACAACTGGCCCGACCTGGCCGGGCGCCAGCTGCGCATGCACTTCGATTTCGGGCCTACCCAGGCCGGTCAGCAAATCAAGCTGAAAATGGCCCTCTCGCCCGTGAGCACGGCCGGCGCGCTGGCTAACCTGCGCGCTGAGGCGCCCGGCTGGAATTTTGCCGACTACAAGCAAAAAGGCCAGGCCCAGTGGCAGCAGGAACTGAGCAAAATTACTATCAGCTCGCCGCGACGGGTCGATAAGGAGAACTTCTACACGGCCATGTACCACGCCTTTACCGGCACCACCATCTACCAGGACGTGGATGGCCAGTACCGCGGCCTCGACCAGAACAACCACACGGCCAGGGGCTTCACCAACTACACCACCTTCTCGCTCTGGGATACCTACCGGGCCCTGCACCCGCTCTACAACCTCGTGCAGCCCCGGCGCAACGCCGACATGGTGCAGAGTATGCTCGCTCACTTCGACCAGAGCGCCGAGCACATGCTGCCCGTGTGGAGCCACTACGCCAACGAAAACTGGTGCATGATTGGGTACCACGCGGTGCCGGTACTCTGCGATGCCATCGTGCTCGGCAATGCCCCCTTCGACCAGAACCACGCCCTCGACGCCTGCATCACCACCGCCCGCCAGCGCTGGTACGATGGCCTGGGCGACTATATGGATAAAGGCTACGTACCCGAGGATAAAAGTGGCGCGTCAGTGTCCAAAACCCTGGAATATGCCTTTGATGACTACTGCATTGCGCAGGCGGCCAGTAAGTTGGGCCGCGCCGATATCGAGCAGGAATTCCGCCAGCGGGCCGCCAACTGGCAGAACGTGTACGATGTCCGCATCGGCTTCATGCGCCCGCGCTCAGCCGATGGCTCGTTCCGGGTCAGGTTCGACGTGCTTACCACCAGCGACCCCGCCTATATCGAGGGCAATGCCTGGAACTACAGCCTCTACGTGCCCCACGACCCGGCTGCGCTCATCGCCAAAATGGGCGGCAGCGCCCGCTTCGTACCCCACCTCGACTCGCTCTTCACCATGAGCCTGCCTGATAAGTTCTTCGCCGAAACCGAGGACATTACCCGTGACGGCATCATCGGCAACTACGTGCACGGCAACGAGCCCGCCCACCACGCCGCCTACCTCTACAACTGGACCAGCCAGCCCTGGAAAACGCAGCCCCGCATCCGCATGATTCTGAACAAGATGTACCACCAGGGCCCCGACGGCCTCGGCGGCAACGACGACTGCGGCCAGATGTCGGCCTGGTATATCTTCTCGGCCCTAGGTTTCTACCCCGTCGCCCCCGCCTCGGGCGAGTACGCGCTGGGCAGCCCGGCGGTGCACGGTGCCGTGCTGCAAGTCGGCGAGGGCAAAACCTTCACCGTAACGGTTAAAAACCAGAGCGATAAGAACGTCTACGTGCAATCGGCCCGACTCAATGGCAAGCTACTGGCTAGGCCATTTCTGCCAGTGAGCGAGGTGCGGCAGGGCGGCACGCTGGAATTTGTGATGGGGAATAAGCCGGCAAAGTAA
- a CDS encoding class I SAM-dependent methyltransferase: protein MTVNEFFELFLDELRANPALTSYYKFLASPASFEFRKAYVVQRLHYILEHLPNQEAAIWDCGCGYGTTAIFLALNGYKVHGTTLEFYFAQIPERLRYWAQFGDVSGFTYSYENLFDSPPPAASYDHIIIQDTLHHLEPLQEALRIFRETLRPGGNLIIVEENGGNVVQTLKLYLRRGNKRIIEIYDDTLKKNILIGNENIRNLATWRRELARQGLRIPTSGVQYIRLFPPFMFKADNVPHLLKRENNLWRRNALLKENLFFGLNFIADKSA, encoded by the coding sequence ATGACAGTAAATGAGTTCTTCGAGCTGTTTTTAGATGAGTTGCGTGCCAATCCGGCGCTGACCAGCTATTACAAGTTCCTGGCCAGCCCGGCCAGCTTCGAGTTTCGCAAAGCCTACGTAGTACAGCGCCTGCACTATATTCTGGAACACCTGCCCAACCAGGAGGCCGCCATCTGGGACTGCGGCTGCGGCTACGGCACCACGGCTATCTTTCTGGCGCTGAACGGCTATAAAGTTCACGGTACAACGCTTGAATTCTATTTTGCCCAGATTCCGGAGCGCCTGCGCTACTGGGCGCAGTTTGGCGATGTGTCGGGCTTCACCTACAGCTACGAAAACCTGTTTGACTCGCCCCCGCCCGCCGCGTCCTACGACCACATCATTATTCAGGACACCCTGCACCACCTGGAGCCGTTGCAGGAAGCGCTGCGCATTTTCCGCGAAACCCTGCGCCCCGGCGGTAACCTGATTATCGTGGAGGAAAACGGCGGCAACGTAGTGCAGACCCTGAAGCTTTATCTGCGCCGGGGCAACAAGCGCATTATCGAAATATACGATGACACGCTGAAAAAGAACATCTTAATCGGCAACGAGAACATACGTAACCTGGCTACCTGGCGCCGCGAGCTGGCCCGGCAGGGCCTGCGGATTCCGACCAGCGGCGTGCAGTACATCCGGCTCTTTCCGCCCTTCATGTTTAAGGCCGACAACGTGCCCCACCTGCTGAAGCGCGAGAACAACCTATGGCGCCGCAACGCGCTGCTAAAGGAAAACCTGTTTTTCGGCCTCAATTTTATTGCTGATAAGTCGGCCTAG